The following are from one region of the Lytechinus variegatus isolate NC3 chromosome 4, Lvar_3.0, whole genome shotgun sequence genome:
- the LOC121413495 gene encoding ATP synthase subunit O, mitochondrial-like, translating into MAARRCLPLVRHFSTSSVGAQMVKPPIQVYGFGGRYATALYSAASKQKALDQVDKDLGSVESLMKKSAAMADFMTNPTISKKAKISVISDVLKGEKMSDSTVNFFSMLAENGRLNKVKDIFVAWRKIMAAHRGEIVCNVTTAKALDSSQQKQVQEALKAFVKKGESLQLNLNVDPALIGGMIVEVGDKYVDMSTASKVRNLTNLIKEAA; encoded by the exons ATGGCCGCCAGGAGATGTCTACCTTTG gTTCGTCATTTCAGCACTTCATCAGTGGGTGCTCAAATGGTGAAG CCACCCATCCAGGTGTATGGCTTCGGTGGTCGCTATGCTACTGCTCTCTACTCAGCAGCAAGCAAACAGAAAGCCCTGGACCAAGTTGATAAAGATTTAGGCAGTGTTGAG TCACTAATGAAGAAGAGTGCCGCTATGGCAGACTTCATGACCAACCCTACAATCAGCAAGAAGGCAAAAATCA GTGTTATATCTGATGTACTGAAGGGAGAGAAGATGTCTGATTCCACAGTAAACTTCTTCAGCATGTTAGCAGAGAATGGACGTCTGAACAAGGTGAAGGATATCTTTGTTGCTTGGAGAAAGATCATGGCTGCACACAGGGGAGAGATCGTTTGCAATGTCACTACGGCAAAG GCTTTGGATTCTAGTCAACAGAAGCAGGTTCAAGAAGCTCTCAAGGCTTTTGTCAAGAAGGGTGAATCATTGCAGCTCAACCTCAAT GTTGACCCAGCACTGATCGGAGGTATGATCGTGGAGGTCGGCGATAAGTACGTTGACATGTCTACCGCATCAAAGGTCAGGAACCTCACAAACCTCATCAAGGAAGCAGcataa
- the LOC121413496 gene encoding glutathione S-transferase alpha-4-like: protein MAEGKPRLTYFAGRGLAEPIRLALSAAGIQYEDVYLESRDQFLQLKQDGKLMFKQVPLLEVDGQCLIGGEAILRYACREGNFEGKTNEDKTRVDMLSMGAKDMVFPNLMSPTFIELMTSKEAADEAREKGVKESRERYLPVFEKLLDESTSGFLVGDSMTMADITFFDALCYLHEDPKLKPELENFPRCSAFIDHFSQQPGIKEYLASPRRNPLPYPEYAQHCCEVLNLTGN from the exons ATGGCAGAAGGCAAACCACGTCTAACATATTTCGCAGGTCGGGGGTTAGCTGAACCCATTCGACTGGCTCTCTCAGCAGCGGGAATCCAG TATGAAGACGTTTACCTCGAATCGAGAGATCAGTTTTTGCAGTTAAAACAAG aTGGAAAGTTGATGTTCAAGCAGGTTCCGCTGCTTGAGGTAGATGGCCAGTGCTTGATCGGTGGTGAGGCCATTCTCAGATATGCATGTCGGGAGGGAAACTTTGAGGGAAAAACAAACGAAGACAAAACCAG AGTAGACATGCTGTCGATGGGGGCGAAAGACATGGTATTCCCAAACCTGATGTCACCTACGTTTATCGAGTTAATGACATCAAAGGAAGCCGCTGATGAAGCACGTGAGAAGGGTGTCAAGGAGTCCAGAGAACGGTATCTACCAGTCTTTGAAAAG CTTTTAGATGAGAGTACATCTGGTTTTCTAGTTGGGGATTCGATGACCATGGCTGATATCACGTTTTTTGATGCTCTTTGCTATCTTCATGAAGATCCAAAACTTAAACCAGAACTTGAGAACTTTCCTCGATGCTCG GCCTTTATTGACCATTTCTCCCAGCAGCCTGGCATCAAGGAATACCTGGCCAGCCCTCGTCGAAATCCACTGCCATACCCAGAATATGCCCAACATTGCTGTGAAGTACTCAACCTGACAGGAAATTAA